A genomic region of Mycobacterium senriense contains the following coding sequences:
- the nrdI gene encoding class Ib ribonucleoside-diphosphate reductase assembly flavoprotein NrdI, whose product MQSRNLVYFSSVSENTHRFVEKLGIPATRIPLRGRIEVNQPYVLVLPTYGGGHATPDLNAGGYVPKQVIAFLNNEHNRLLIRGVIAAGNNNFGAEFAYAGNVISRKCGVPYLYRFELMGTQDDVDAVRAGLANFWKEQTCHQPSLQSL is encoded by the coding sequence GTGCAGTCGCGCAACCTGGTCTATTTCTCCTCGGTGTCGGAGAACACCCACCGCTTCGTGGAGAAGCTGGGGATTCCCGCCACGCGGATACCGCTGCGTGGCCGCATCGAGGTGAACCAGCCCTACGTCCTCGTCCTGCCCACCTACGGCGGCGGGCACGCGACTCCCGACCTCAACGCCGGCGGTTACGTCCCCAAGCAGGTCATCGCCTTTTTGAACAATGAGCACAACCGGTTGTTGATCCGCGGCGTCATCGCCGCGGGCAACAACAACTTCGGTGCCGAATTCGCCTACGCGGGCAACGTGATCTCGCGCAAGTGCGGCGTTCCGTACCTCTACCGCTTCGAACTAATGGGAACCCAGGACGACGTGGATGCCGTCCGCGCGGGCTTAGCCAATTTTTGGAAGGAACAGACGTGCCACCAACCGTCGCTGCAGAGCCTGTAA
- a CDS encoding redoxin NrdH translates to MSITVYTKPACVQCSATYKALDKQGLAYEKVDISLDAEARDYVMALGYLQAPVVVAGNDHWSGFRPDRIKALSTAELSA, encoded by the coding sequence ATGAGCATCACCGTGTACACCAAGCCGGCATGTGTGCAGTGCAGCGCCACCTACAAGGCGCTGGACAAGCAGGGCCTCGCCTACGAGAAGGTCGACATCTCGCTGGACGCCGAGGCGCGCGACTACGTGATGGCTTTGGGATACCTGCAGGCTCCTGTGGTGGTGGCGGGCAACGACCACTGGTCCGGTTTCCGGCCCGACCGCATCAAGGCGCTCTCCACGGCGGAACTCAGCGCGTAA
- a CDS encoding NAD(P)H-dependent oxidoreductase, with the protein MATKILALVGSLRAASINRQIAELAGAVAADDVTVTIFEGLGELPFYNEEIDDVMNTGAPPLAPVAALRAAAADADAALVVTPEYNGSYPAVIKNAIDWLSRPFGDSALKGKPLAVIGGSFGQYGGVWAHDDTRKSFGIAGARVVEAIKLSVPFKTLEGKAPADHAELSANVRDVVGKLAAEVG; encoded by the coding sequence GTGGCAACCAAAATCTTGGCGTTAGTGGGAAGCCTGCGGGCGGCGTCGATCAACCGCCAGATCGCCGAGTTGGCGGGGGCGGTCGCCGCCGACGACGTGACGGTCACGATCTTCGAGGGGCTCGGCGAGCTGCCGTTCTATAACGAGGAGATCGACGACGTGATGAACACCGGCGCGCCACCGCTGGCCCCGGTGGCCGCGCTGCGCGCCGCGGCGGCCGACGCGGACGCCGCCCTGGTGGTGACGCCCGAATACAACGGCAGCTACCCGGCCGTCATCAAGAACGCGATCGACTGGCTGTCCCGGCCGTTCGGCGACAGCGCGCTGAAGGGCAAGCCGCTGGCGGTCATCGGCGGATCCTTCGGCCAGTACGGCGGGGTGTGGGCGCACGACGACACCCGCAAGTCGTTCGGCATCGCCGGCGCGCGGGTCGTGGAGGCGATCAAACTGTCGGTGCCGTTCAAAACCCTGGAGGGCAAGGCGCCCGCTGACCACGCCGAGCTGTCCGCGAACGTGCGTGATGTGGTGGGCAAGCTCGCCGCCGAAGTCGGCTGA
- a CDS encoding TetR/AcrR family transcriptional regulator encodes MSERSGELHVLSPQVVHHERGDAARNRALLLQAARTLVAERGADAVTTDDIAAAAGVGKGTLFRRFGSRAGLMMVLLDEDEQAVQQAFLFGPPPLGPGAPPADRLVAFGRERIRFAHDHCELLSAANRDPQNRHNAPAMVLRTHVRMLLKAADSTGDLDAQTDALLALLDVDYVEHQLAEGGHTLATLGDAWESLARKLCGR; translated from the coding sequence GTGAGCGAGCGGTCCGGTGAGTTGCACGTGCTCTCCCCCCAGGTGGTGCACCACGAACGGGGCGACGCGGCGCGCAACCGCGCCCTGCTCCTGCAGGCTGCCCGAACCCTGGTCGCCGAGCGCGGCGCCGACGCCGTCACCACTGATGACATCGCCGCCGCCGCCGGGGTCGGCAAAGGCACGCTGTTCCGCCGCTTCGGCAGCCGGGCCGGGCTGATGATGGTGCTGCTGGACGAGGACGAACAAGCCGTTCAGCAGGCGTTCCTGTTCGGTCCGCCACCCCTGGGCCCCGGCGCGCCGCCGGCCGACCGGCTGGTCGCGTTCGGGCGGGAGCGGATCCGATTCGCTCACGACCATTGCGAACTGCTGTCCGCGGCCAACCGCGACCCGCAGAACCGGCACAACGCGCCGGCCATGGTGCTGCGCACGCACGTGCGGATGTTGCTCAAGGCCGCCGACTCCACCGGCGACCTCGACGCCCAGACCGACGCGCTGCTCGCGCTGCTGGACGTGGACTACGTCGAGCACCAACTCGCCGAGGGCGGTCACACGCTGGCGACGCTGGGCGACGCGTGGGAAAGCTTGGCGCGCAAGCTCTGCGGGCGATGA
- a CDS encoding DNA polymerase IV, giving the protein MNAVAAAGPDWVLHVDLDQFLASVELRRHPELAGLPVIVGGSGDPNEPRKVVTCASYEAREFGVRAGMPLRAAARRCPEATFLPSDPAAYDEASDQVMGVLRDLGHPVEVWGWDEAYVAVTAQDPGEIAQQIRSVISSETGLSCSVGISDNKQRAKVATGFAKPGGIFVLTDANWMPLMADRPVDALWSVGPKTAKKLADLEITTVWQLAHCDAELLTATFGPRTGLWLLLLAKGGGDSQVSAEPWVPRSRSHVVTFPRDLTDRSEMDAAVTDLAERALTDVLAEDRVVTRVAVTVRTATFYTRTKIRKLDAPSTDRDVIVAAALRVLDLFELDRPVRLLGVRLELVMPD; this is encoded by the coding sequence ATGAACGCCGTGGCCGCGGCGGGGCCGGATTGGGTCCTGCACGTGGACCTCGACCAGTTCCTGGCGTCGGTCGAGTTGCGCCGGCACCCCGAATTGGCCGGGCTGCCGGTGATTGTCGGCGGCAGCGGCGATCCGAACGAACCGCGCAAGGTCGTCACCTGCGCCTCCTACGAGGCCCGCGAGTTCGGCGTGCGTGCGGGCATGCCGCTGCGGGCCGCCGCCCGCCGCTGCCCCGAGGCGACCTTCCTCCCCTCCGACCCCGCCGCCTACGACGAGGCGTCCGATCAGGTGATGGGGGTGCTGCGCGACTTGGGGCATCCGGTCGAAGTCTGGGGCTGGGACGAGGCCTATGTCGCGGTGACGGCACAGGATCCGGGCGAGATCGCGCAGCAGATCCGCAGCGTCATCTCCTCGGAAACCGGGCTGTCCTGCTCGGTCGGCATCAGCGACAACAAGCAGCGCGCCAAGGTCGCCACCGGCTTCGCCAAACCGGGCGGCATTTTCGTGCTCACCGACGCGAACTGGATGCCGCTGATGGCCGACCGTCCGGTGGACGCGCTCTGGAGTGTGGGTCCCAAGACGGCGAAAAAGCTTGCCGATCTTGAGATTACGACGGTATGGCAGCTGGCCCACTGCGACGCGGAGCTGCTGACGGCCACGTTCGGCCCGCGCACCGGGCTTTGGCTGCTGCTGTTGGCCAAGGGCGGCGGCGACAGCCAGGTCAGCGCCGAACCCTGGGTGCCGCGCTCGCGCAGCCACGTGGTCACGTTTCCGCGCGATCTCACCGATCGATCCGAAATGGACGCGGCCGTAACGGATTTGGCCGAGCGGGCGCTGACGGATGTGCTGGCGGAGGACCGAGTCGTGACCCGGGTGGCGGTCACCGTGCGAACGGCGACCTTCTACACGCGGACCAAGATTCGCAAGCTCGATGCACCGAGCACCGATCGCGACGTCATCGTGGCCGCGGCCCTTCGCGTTCTCGACCTATTCGAGCTCGACCGGCCGGTCCGCCTGCTCGGGGTGCGCCTCGAGTTGGTCATGCCGGACTAG
- a CDS encoding SDR family oxidoreductase, with product MAQREFGRSFAGKRCLVTGAASGIGRATALRLAAHGAELYLTDRDRDGLEQTVADARALGAQVPEHRALDIADYDQVAAFAADVHAAHPSMDVVLNIAGVSAWGTVDRLTHEQWSKMIAINLMGPIHVIETFVPAMVAAKRGGHLVNVSSAAGLVALPWHAAYSASKYGLRGLSEVLRFDLARHRIGVSVVVPGAVNTPLVGTVEIAGVNREDPNVARWIRRFAGHAVSPEKAADKILAGVAKNRYLIYTSADIRALYAFKRLAWWPYSVAMRQVNVIFTRALRPSPAPLVRHDQLEAHPEQADRPVELE from the coding sequence ATGGCGCAGCGGGAATTCGGGCGGTCTTTCGCGGGAAAGCGGTGCCTAGTCACCGGCGCGGCAAGCGGCATCGGCCGCGCCACGGCATTGCGGCTGGCCGCGCACGGCGCCGAGCTCTACCTGACCGACCGCGACCGCGACGGACTCGAACAGACGGTGGCCGACGCGCGCGCCCTGGGCGCGCAGGTCCCCGAGCATCGCGCGCTCGACATCGCCGACTACGACCAGGTGGCCGCCTTCGCCGCCGACGTCCATGCCGCGCATCCGAGCATGGACGTCGTCCTCAACATCGCCGGCGTATCGGCGTGGGGCACCGTCGACCGGCTGACCCATGAACAGTGGAGCAAGATGATCGCCATCAACCTGATGGGTCCGATCCACGTCATCGAGACCTTCGTCCCGGCGATGGTGGCGGCCAAGCGCGGCGGGCATCTGGTCAACGTGTCCTCGGCGGCCGGGCTGGTGGCCCTGCCGTGGCACGCCGCCTACAGCGCCAGCAAGTACGGACTGCGCGGCCTGTCGGAGGTGCTGCGCTTCGACCTGGCCCGGCACCGCATCGGCGTGTCGGTGGTGGTGCCGGGCGCGGTGAACACCCCGCTGGTCGGCACCGTGGAGATCGCCGGCGTGAACCGGGAAGACCCCAACGTCGCGCGATGGATCAGGCGATTCGCCGGCCATGCCGTGTCGCCGGAAAAGGCCGCCGACAAGATCCTGGCCGGAGTGGCCAAGAACCGGTACCTGATCTACACGTCGGCCGACATCCGGGCGCTGTACGCGTTCAAAAGGCTTGCGTGGTGGCCCTATAGCGTGGCCATGCGCCAGGTGAACGTCATCTTTACCCGCGCGCTGCGGCCCAGCCCGGCGCCGCTAGTCCGGCATGACCAACTCGAGGCGCACCCCGAGCAGGCGGACCGGCCGGTCGAGCTCGAATAG
- a CDS encoding TetR/AcrR family transcriptional regulator: MTSHPATPEPGARRRGDKQRQAIVQAVRELLQEKPFAELSVSTISLRAGVARSGFYFYFDSKYAVLAQLMAEAAEELEELTEYFAPRQAGESPEEFAKRMVGSAAAVYAHNDPVVTACNEARNTDVEIRDLLDQQFEVVLGQIVGIVEAEMKAGTARPISDDLPTLIRTLAGTTALVLTGDPILTGRDSDRDRRVSVLEQLWLHALWAGRP, translated from the coding sequence GTGACCAGCCACCCCGCTACTCCGGAGCCGGGCGCACGACGGCGTGGCGACAAGCAACGCCAGGCGATCGTGCAGGCGGTGCGCGAACTCCTGCAGGAAAAGCCGTTTGCCGAGTTGTCGGTGAGCACCATCAGCCTGCGGGCCGGGGTGGCGCGATCGGGCTTCTACTTCTACTTCGACTCCAAGTACGCGGTGCTGGCACAACTCATGGCCGAGGCCGCCGAGGAGCTCGAGGAACTCACCGAGTACTTCGCCCCCCGGCAGGCCGGCGAGTCACCCGAAGAGTTCGCCAAGCGGATGGTCGGCAGCGCCGCGGCCGTCTATGCGCACAACGACCCCGTCGTGACCGCCTGCAACGAGGCCCGCAACACCGACGTCGAGATTCGCGATCTGCTGGACCAGCAGTTCGAGGTGGTGCTGGGCCAGATCGTCGGGATCGTCGAGGCCGAGATGAAGGCCGGGACGGCCAGGCCGATCAGTGACGACCTGCCGACGCTGATCCGCACCCTGGCCGGCACCACCGCGCTGGTGCTGACCGGCGACCCGATCCTGACCGGGCGCGACAGCGACCGTGACCGACGGGTGAGCGTCCTCGAGCAGTTGTGGCTGCACGCGCTGTGGGCGGGCCGTCCCTAG
- a CDS encoding cytochrome P450, protein MTATISTPQYLLDQARRRFTPTLQTIPGMGAIEKRLLAHEWETKVLAEPPAGSDLKPVLGDAGLLILGHIIELFRGGPDYALHLYRNHGPLIYLDSPIMPAVTALGPDATQAVFSNRNKDFSQKGWHPVIGPFFNRGLMMLDFDEHMYHRRIMQEAFTRSRLTGYVEHIDRVATDIVANWPTNDARFLFHPAMKELTLDIASLVFMGHEPGSDHDLVTKVNQAFTTTTRAGGAIIRQPIPPFKWWRGLKARKLLEDYFAERVKDRRSATGSDMLTVLCHTEDDDGNSFTDEDIVNHMIFLMMAAHDTSTSTTTTMVYNMAANPEWQERAREESARLGDGPLDIESLEKLETLELIMNESLRMVTPLPFNMRMAVRDTELLGHYIPAGTNITIWPGMNHRLSELWTEPDKFDPERFAEPRSEHKKHRYAFAPFGGGAHKCIGMVFGQLEVKTVVHRLLRRYRVELARPGYQPHWDYGGMPIPMDGMPIVLRPL, encoded by the coding sequence ATGACCGCCACCATCAGCACCCCGCAATACCTGCTGGATCAGGCGCGGCGCCGGTTCACCCCGACGCTGCAGACCATCCCGGGGATGGGTGCGATCGAGAAGCGCCTGCTCGCCCACGAGTGGGAGACCAAAGTCCTGGCGGAACCGCCGGCCGGCAGCGACCTCAAGCCCGTGCTTGGCGACGCCGGGCTCCTGATCCTCGGCCACATCATCGAGCTGTTCCGCGGCGGCCCGGACTACGCGTTGCACCTCTACCGAAACCACGGCCCGCTGATTTACCTGGACTCGCCGATCATGCCGGCGGTCACCGCGCTGGGGCCCGACGCCACCCAGGCCGTGTTCTCCAACAGGAACAAGGACTTCTCGCAGAAGGGCTGGCACCCGGTGATCGGGCCGTTCTTCAACCGCGGGCTGATGATGCTCGACTTCGACGAGCACATGTACCACCGCCGGATCATGCAGGAGGCCTTCACCCGCAGCCGGCTGACCGGCTACGTCGAGCACATTGACCGGGTCGCTACCGACATCGTCGCCAATTGGCCGACCAACGACGCGCGGTTCCTGTTCCACCCGGCGATGAAGGAACTCACCCTGGACATCGCGTCGCTGGTGTTCATGGGGCACGAGCCGGGTTCCGACCATGACCTGGTCACCAAGGTCAACCAGGCGTTCACCACGACGACGCGCGCCGGCGGGGCGATCATCCGGCAGCCGATTCCGCCGTTCAAGTGGTGGCGCGGCCTGAAGGCGCGCAAGTTGCTCGAGGACTACTTCGCCGAGCGGGTCAAGGACCGCCGTAGCGCCACCGGCAGCGACATGCTGACCGTGCTGTGCCACACCGAGGACGACGACGGCAACAGCTTCACCGACGAGGACATCGTCAACCACATGATCTTTTTGATGATGGCCGCGCACGACACGTCCACCTCGACGACCACCACGATGGTCTACAACATGGCCGCCAACCCGGAGTGGCAGGAGCGGGCGCGCGAGGAGTCGGCCCGCCTCGGCGACGGACCGCTGGACATCGAGTCGCTGGAGAAGCTGGAAACGCTCGAACTCATCATGAACGAGTCGCTGCGCATGGTGACGCCGCTGCCGTTCAACATGCGGATGGCGGTGCGCGACACCGAGCTGCTGGGCCACTACATCCCGGCCGGAACCAACATCACGATCTGGCCCGGCATGAATCACCGGCTGTCCGAATTGTGGACGGAGCCAGACAAATTCGACCCGGAGCGGTTCGCCGAACCGCGCTCGGAACACAAGAAGCACCGCTATGCGTTCGCGCCGTTCGGCGGTGGTGCGCACAAGTGCATCGGCATGGTGTTCGGCCAGCTGGAGGTCAAGACAGTGGTGCACCGGCTGCTGCGCCGCTACCGCGTCGAGCTGGCCCGGCCGGGCTACCAGCCGCACTGGGACTACGGCGGCATGCCGATTCCGATGGACGGCATGCCGATCGTGCTGCGGCCGCTGTAG
- a CDS encoding homocitrate synthase, which produces MTFPERDQLRNFESAGVWFGERFGVALPLGLREQADSMSWAGFVATYGRNAGPLRLGDWQCAYDGRPAARLGPQPRDYRAVIAVGDRISTGTAAASGPIAALTAMLHERGITVEVVNFHQMRSSTGSATFILGSDGVRTEWAMGWADDPTQSALRAVIACANRLFAARCGGADR; this is translated from the coding sequence ATGACCTTTCCCGAGCGCGATCAACTCCGAAATTTCGAATCCGCCGGTGTGTGGTTCGGCGAACGCTTCGGCGTCGCGTTGCCCCTCGGTCTGCGCGAGCAGGCCGACTCCATGTCCTGGGCGGGGTTCGTCGCGACCTACGGGCGCAACGCCGGCCCGCTGCGGCTGGGCGACTGGCAGTGCGCTTACGACGGTCGCCCCGCGGCCCGATTGGGCCCGCAGCCCCGCGACTACCGGGCCGTGATCGCCGTGGGTGACCGGATCAGCACCGGCACCGCCGCGGCGTCAGGGCCGATCGCGGCCCTGACCGCGATGCTGCATGAGCGCGGGATCACGGTCGAGGTTGTGAACTTCCATCAGATGCGATCGTCAACCGGCAGCGCGACTTTCATCCTCGGCAGCGACGGCGTCCGCACCGAGTGGGCGATGGGCTGGGCGGACGATCCGACCCAGTCGGCGCTGCGCGCCGTGATCGCCTGCGCCAACCGGCTGTTCGCGGCTCGGTGCGGCGGAGCGGATCGATAG